The Microaerobacter geothermalis genome includes the window CTGAAGGCTGGTTATTCGCTCCAGGTTTTCATCATGGAAAATAACAACCTTGTTATCCTTGGAAAGCTGAACATCAAATTCCAGGCCATCTGTTCCTTGTTCCAATGCTTTTAAAAAGGCGGCTTTTGTATTTTCAGGAGCTTCTGATGAAGCCCCCCTATGGGCAAATACAAGAGGCGGTTTCATATCCTTTCACCTGTTTCATGATTAGCTATCTACCAGCAAAAAGTATTGTAATCCGGAATGGGATCCGCTATAAAGGGATGATAGGCCAATGATCGGTTCAATACGCCAAGGATATTTCGAACGTAAGTCGGTCAGCCATTGGTAAGAGTTCTTCACATCATTTAATGTAAGAGACAACAATGTCAGAAAGATCTGTTCTTCATAAGAACATTCCTGATAGTGATCTTTCATGATCAATACTACCCTTTCTTTTATATGTGCCGGTGCTTGAAATATTCCGGGAAACCATTCTTTTTCAATTTTTCGTTGTGTATAAGGAAGCAAGTGTTGAAACAAATGTAAAAAAGCGTCCCAAGCTTTAACCAATATCAGTGAATAAAGAAGCTGTTTACACGTTTCCTGGTTGATTTCTTGAGATATAGAATGATTTAATAGCACTTCAATGATTGGGAATAGGGTGTGGTCCATCTGAGATGCCTGATATAATCCATCAAGATTAAAATATGCATGATGGGGTTGGCTGGTTATTGCCCAACGGTAAATCAAATAGTGGGGTTTTGGATTTTGCCCAATGATTTGATTTAGCAAAAAAATGGCCTGATCACAATTCCCTGACTGGGCAAAAAATACGGACCGGAGAAAAATCATCTCCTCATGTTCCTCATCCATTGTGTTAAGCACATCAAGGGCTTCTTTTGCCCAGGCCCACTTCATGGCGTATAAGAAAAAAGATCTCCACTTCAATTCGCTGTCCATTTCCTCAAAGGTTTCATAGATGACAGATAAAATTTTTTCCAGAGGAAATGTGAGAAAAGCAATATCCAGCCAACGGTAATAACTGGCTGTAAGTGATATATTTAATTGAAGGGATGCTTCATAGTGGGAAGCACTCTCTTCCCAGTTGTAAAGCCTTTCACAAACCAATCCGAGCAAAAAACGGGTTCGGTATGTTCCGGCCCCGGATGATGTGGTGTACTTATCTGAAATATCCTCAATACCAAGACACCGGGTTAGCTCACGATATGCTTCTTCCAATTGCCCTTCTTCCATCAGCAAAAATGAGCGCAGTTCAATTAAATCCACATAATCAGGGTAGTAGCATATCCCCTGATGGGCCAAATCCAAAGCTTTTTTTCTCTCCCCAAGCTCTTTATAGGCGTATACTGTTTTAAACAACAAAGCGGAAGCATAGCCGTCCATAACGGATACGTGAGGCAATATATTTTCATAGATAAATATGGCCTTATCGTATATTTCCCGTTGAAAAAATTCCGTACCCAATACATATTGATAATACAGATTGTCCGGTTCTTCTTCCATTGTTTTTTGCAGCAGAGTTAAATTCCTATTCTCTTTTTCTTTTGCTGAAATCACCTCAGTCAAATATCCATAATGATGAACACAGATATCCGTATGTTTTATTTCCTTTTTCGGATACTGTTCATTCAAGCTGAGGGTAATATCTTCGTGAATCCTGCCTTTATAAAAGATTCCAGGAAGATTGCGAAACAGGCGGCAACCAGTATCTATTTCGAAATTGCTCCCTTTCTGCTTGCCATAATAATTCATCACCTTTACGTAGTAACCAGAAACGTTTGAATCCTGCAGCAGTTGATGCAGTTTTTCTCTGTCCACATCTTCCATTTGTTCATCGGCATCCAAAACTAAGATCCAGGAAGACTTCGCATAGGATAAAGCTAGATTGCGAGCCTCAGCAAAATGATGATTCCAGTTCATTGAAATCACTTTGGCCCCGTACTCTTTGGCTATTGAAACCGTTTGATCGGTTGAACCGGTATCAATAAGAATGATTTCCGATACATACGGTTTAGCCGATTCCAAACACCGGGCCAGGAACTGCTCCTCATCTTTTACAACCATACATAGGGAAATATCGAAAGGACTCATAAGATTTCACCCATAAACAACTCGTCAATCAGCGTGAGCAAACGCTGCTTTACCTCATTCCATGGGGCTTCATACCGGAGGTTTTCTTCAGTAGTCAACAACAGTTGGTGAACTCGAATATTCAGGGCTTTAATTAAAGCAAACTGCCCTTCAATTTTTTGCTTGGCGTCATTGGTGAACTGGATTAATGCACGCCAATAAGACTTGATTCGAATCTTCAGCTCCGGCTGCTGCTCTTTCTCAGCCAGCTGATAAAGAAAACTCAGCTCGTTCCAAGTCCAATTGGGCAAGACTTGTACCAATTCCATAGGAATGTGATACTGCTCATCATCATGAACAATAAACTGATATAAATTTAACAGAAGCTTATCACCTTCTTGCTGTTCAATTACTTTTATCCACTCCCATGCACGATCCGCCTCATTAAGCTTCAACGATAAATAAAATTGAAGTTTGGCTTCGGTAAAAGGATCAACATCCAATGATTGAACAAATTCCTCCGTCTCCTTTTTATCAGAAAGCAGGAGGACACAACGGGTATATAACCAGGCCTTCTCAAGTTCTTTTTCCCCAGGGACAGGATATCTTTCCAAAACCTGAATCACCAGATGAAATAACCCAAGTTGATAGAAAGAAAGGGCAATGCTCCACCATGTCTTGGGAGACTGAATTCGAAAAAGATGTTCTATTTTATCCAGCAGTCGACTCAATCCCGATGAATCCCGGACCAGTAAGGATATCAAACGCAAAAAAGGGGGAAGGGAGTTTGGTTTATATTGCAAAGTGGTCATGTAACAGGATATTGCCTGATCAAAGCGATTCATTTGTTCATAGGTTTTTCCAAGAAAAAAACTGGCATAATAAGTTCCAGCCCCCTGGTTTGAGCTGTAGTGGAGAGGTGCCTCACCGATCTCCAGGGCATTTAAAAAGGCCACTTCTGCCTGATCCCATTCCTTTCGCAAATAATGGAATACCCCTTTGCTTAAGTACAGATCCGGGTAATCCGGAAAGTCGGTAATAGCTTGTTCACATACTTTAATCGCTTCATCGATTCTTCCAAGATACTCCAGGCAGTCTATCTCACGTTTTACAATGATATGGCCATAGCTTATTTTCTTAATATCCGTTAGATTTTTTGCCTTCCTCAGCTCCTCCAAAGCCCGCTCATACTTCATGATGCGAATGTATTCAACAGCCATATTATAGCGGTGAAAACATTCATCCGGTGTGTCTTCCAACTCTTTTTCCAAAATTTTTATGTTTCGCTCTGACTTGCTTTTTTCATGAACCACCTCCAGGAGATACCCGTCATGTTTAATTTGGATATCTAGGAATTGGAATTTAGCCTTAGGATTTGCTTTAAAAATGGGGTCAGCGATTTGTTCATGGATTCTTCCCTTATAGCGGTAACCCGGAAGATTTCGAAAAACCCGAACAGAGGGATTTACAGAAGAACCTAACCTTTTTTTCTCCAAACCATAGTAACTGACGCACTGAAGAAAAAAAGCATCAAACGAAGGGTTTTCTTCGATATGTTGACGAAGCAACTTCCCCTCTTCCTGCAGAAGAAACTCATCGGCGTCCAAAATTAGGATCCACTTTCCCCTGGCATGTTCAATGGCTGTATTGCGTGCTTTGGCAAAGTCGTTTTCCCATTCCATATAGAAAACCCGTGCCCCTTCTTTTTCAGCAATCTCAACCGTTCGATCTGTGGAGCCTGTGTCCACAATCACGATTTCATCAACCGTCCCTTTGACATTTTCCAGGCATCGGTGTAACACTTTCTCCTCATTTTTTACAATCATGCATAAAGAGAGTAAAATTTCAGACATAGTAGTTCTTCCTTTCCATTCCTGACCATTGGGTCAACGCATGGGTGTGTTCCAGTCGCTCAATATTCATTCTTACTTTCTCCTTCTCTTCCCTGAGAAACGTTGAGGAGGGAAACATGGTTAATGACTCATTTAATAACTGATAACTTTGTTGCAGGTTAGATAAAATCAAGGCTGTTCTTAATGAAGCGTCGGATGGGAACTGACTCAGCACATAATCAAAAAATGAAGCAGCTTCTTCATATTTTCCCTGATGATACAAAATTTCTCCCAAATATCGATACCCCTCATGATCCAGCTTCTGTTTTTCCAATGCTTCAATAAAACAGCTTGCGGATCTCATGACATATCCTTTCTGGTACAATTTTTTTCCGAGAAAAAGTTCATCCTCGAAGGGTTGATGGAGCATTTCAGCAACATGAACAAGTCTTAGTTCCAAAGCACGGTTCAGCAAGAGAGAAAGCAGTTCACGGTCCCTTTTGGAAACCGATTGTGGTGAAATGGATGAACTCGCGGTTAATAATTGAATAAATAGGGGGCCTTCCTCCTGCATTTCTATTTTTTTCAACTGCTGATAAGGAACAGGAAGTTTTTCTGACAGATAGCACAAAATGAGATCCAGCAACAGGTTTGGCTGAAGTTCCCATTTATCCTGCAACCAATCAATCGCCTGAGGAATCTGACCGGTCATAATCAAACATTCGTACTTACGAGTTGTTAAACCTGTTTCCTGAATCATTTTCATCGCCGCCGAAAAAGTTCCGATTTGAACCATCACTTCGATCAGATGCTCTTTAGAATATTCTCCTTCCTCAAAAAAATCATCCAGCTGTCGAAGAATATCTTCTTCTTTATGCCCTTCTCTTTCCATAAGTTCCGCCCAGCAAACCAGCCCTTCAGCTTGTTCCGATTCATGAAAAGAGCATTGATAGGCAGTTACAGCTTTTTTATAATCACCCGTTTTTTCTGCAATTTTTCCCTGCAGCAAAAACAGGTTTGCTTTACTTATTTCTGCTTGATCATCATGTATTTCTATCCCTTTTTCAACTGCAACGGCTGCTTCATGATAACGATGGGTCTGATCGTACAAATGAGCAAGTAAATAACACATGTCTGCTACCGGATTCTCTGCTATTCCATTTTTCACAATTGTTTCCGCCTCTGCCCAGTCCCCTTTCTCCAGCAAATAAATAGTCCGATTTTTCCTCCAGCCTTCTTTTTCCCATTCTATCTCTTTCCGTTTAATCTCCAGTAAGGAAGGTGGTGATGCTTTACCAAAACTTACTGCATCAAGAAGAGAAGAAAATGTGAGAAACGTTTCTGTTTGATACAACCGTTGATAAGCTTTTTGGTAAATTGATAAATCTTCGAACCAGTAATCTTTGGCTATGAGATTCTCGTTGGAATATAAAAGCAACACCCATTTGACGGATAATTGATTTAGTCTTTTTTGCACCTGATGCCATGTTTGTCCTTTTTCGGGATCATAGTAAATGACATCTTGGAAACATTGATACTCTATTTTGGGGGTATGATTATCTACACAAACGATGATCAGGGCTATCCTTTCCAAGCTTCATCCCTCTTTCCTAGAAAAAAAGAGCATATGAAAAATTCATATACCCTTTATTCATCATTATGTTTTTTGGATTATACTTGTGCATCAAGATAAACATCGATGGTTGAATTCCCGGCGGTCTTATAACTTAAGCGGGTATATTTCAGGAACCTGATTGATGTTAAAACTTCTACACTGCCTGCGGCAAGAGATGACACAGAGTTATCCACAAACCAGTTGTTTCCGTCAGAACTGATTTCTACTTGCAAGTCGACAACACTGCTTCCTGTCTGGTTTACGATAAAGTAGGAATAGGTCTTGTACTTATAGGTATCACGGGTGATGGTTGAAGATGAAATTGGTGTAAATGAAGTATTAGTAAAATTAAGATCCGTTGTGCTAAACTGGGTAAAGTTTGCTTCTGATATGGTGGTGATCGTACCGGCTGTAATTGTTGCCCCTGAGACAGCAGCAAGCGTACCAGTGGTAATCGTTGCTCCCGATACCGCCGCCAATGTTCCGGTCACGAGGGCCGATATCGTACTTACTGTCCCGACTGAGGTTAATGTTCCTGCTTCAATGGCTGATATTGTGCTAACCGTTCCTACTGACGTTAAGGTTCCCGCTGTAATCGTTGCCCCTGAGACAGCAGCAAGCGTACCAGTGGTAATCGTTGCTCCCGATACCGCCGCCAATGTTCCGGTCACAAGGGCCGATATCGTACTTACTGTCCCGACTGAGGTTAATGTTCCTGCTTCAATGGCTGATATTGTGCTGACCGTTCCTACTGACGTTAAGGTTCCCGCTGTAATCGTTGCTCCCGATACCGCCGCAAGCGTACCAGTGGTAATCGTTGCTCCTGACACCGCCTCCAATGTTCCGGTCACAAGGGCCGATATCGTACTTACTGTCCCGACTGAGGTTAATGTTCCTGCTTCAATGGCTGATATTGTGCTGACCGTTCCTACTGACGTTAAGGTACCAGCTGAAATGGCTGATATGGTATCGACTGTAGCCATGTTTAACTTACCATTGGTATCGGTGTTTAAAACCTGTGTCGTCGTTCCCCCATCATTACTGCCGTAAATTAATGCTTTCAAACTGTCCGGTCTTGGGTTAAATACAGCAAAGTTTGGCATTCTTAA containing:
- a CDS encoding tetratricopeptide repeat-containing glycosyltransferase family 2 protein, which produces MSPFDISLCMVVKDEEQFLARCLESAKPYVSEIILIDTGSTDQTVSIAKEYGAKVISMNWNHHFAEARNLALSYAKSSWILVLDADEQMEDVDREKLHQLLQDSNVSGYYVKVMNYYGKQKGSNFEIDTGCRLFRNLPGIFYKGRIHEDITLSLNEQYPKKEIKHTDICVHHYGYLTEVISAKEKENRNLTLLQKTMEEEPDNLYYQYVLGTEFFQREIYDKAIFIYENILPHVSVMDGYASALLFKTVYAYKELGERKKALDLAHQGICYYPDYVDLIELRSFLLMEEGQLEEAYRELTRCLGIEDISDKYTTSSGAGTYRTRFLLGLVCERLYNWEESASHYEASLQLNISLTASYYRWLDIAFLTFPLEKILSVIYETFEEMDSELKWRSFFLYAMKWAWAKEALDVLNTMDEEHEEMIFLRSVFFAQSGNCDQAIFLLNQIIGQNPKPHYLIYRWAITSQPHHAYFNLDGLYQASQMDHTLFPIIEVLLNHSISQEINQETCKQLLYSLILVKAWDAFLHLFQHLLPYTQRKIEKEWFPGIFQAPAHIKERVVLIMKDHYQECSYEEQIFLTLLSLTLNDVKNSYQWLTDLRSKYPWRIEPIIGLSSLYSGSHSGLQYFLLVDS
- a CDS encoding glycosyltransferase family 2 protein; the protein is MSEILLSLCMIVKNEEKVLHRCLENVKGTVDEIVIVDTGSTDRTVEIAEKEGARVFYMEWENDFAKARNTAIEHARGKWILILDADEFLLQEEGKLLRQHIEENPSFDAFFLQCVSYYGLEKKRLGSSVNPSVRVFRNLPGYRYKGRIHEQIADPIFKANPKAKFQFLDIQIKHDGYLLEVVHEKSKSERNIKILEKELEDTPDECFHRYNMAVEYIRIMKYERALEELRKAKNLTDIKKISYGHIIVKREIDCLEYLGRIDEAIKVCEQAITDFPDYPDLYLSKGVFHYLRKEWDQAEVAFLNALEIGEAPLHYSSNQGAGTYYASFFLGKTYEQMNRFDQAISCYMTTLQYKPNSLPPFLRLISLLVRDSSGLSRLLDKIEHLFRIQSPKTWWSIALSFYQLGLFHLVIQVLERYPVPGEKELEKAWLYTRCVLLLSDKKETEEFVQSLDVDPFTEAKLQFYLSLKLNEADRAWEWIKVIEQQEGDKLLLNLYQFIVHDDEQYHIPMELVQVLPNWTWNELSFLYQLAEKEQQPELKIRIKSYWRALIQFTNDAKQKIEGQFALIKALNIRVHQLLLTTEENLRYEAPWNEVKQRLLTLIDELFMGEIL
- a CDS encoding tetratricopeptide repeat protein yields the protein MERIALIIVCVDNHTPKIEYQCFQDVIYYDPEKGQTWHQVQKRLNQLSVKWVLLLYSNENLIAKDYWFEDLSIYQKAYQRLYQTETFLTFSSLLDAVSFGKASPPSLLEIKRKEIEWEKEGWRKNRTIYLLEKGDWAEAETIVKNGIAENPVADMCYLLAHLYDQTHRYHEAAVAVEKGIEIHDDQAEISKANLFLLQGKIAEKTGDYKKAVTAYQCSFHESEQAEGLVCWAELMEREGHKEEDILRQLDDFFEEGEYSKEHLIEVMVQIGTFSAAMKMIQETGLTTRKYECLIMTGQIPQAIDWLQDKWELQPNLLLDLILCYLSEKLPVPYQQLKKIEMQEEGPLFIQLLTASSSISPQSVSKRDRELLSLLLNRALELRLVHVAEMLHQPFEDELFLGKKLYQKGYVMRSASCFIEALEKQKLDHEGYRYLGEILYHQGKYEEAASFFDYVLSQFPSDASLRTALILSNLQQSYQLLNESLTMFPSSTFLREEKEKVRMNIERLEHTHALTQWSGMERKNYYV
- a CDS encoding DUF6385 domain-containing protein produces the protein MPNFAVFNPRPDSLKALIYGSNDGGTTTQVLNTDTNGKLNMATVDTISAISAGTLTSVGTVSTISAIEAGTLTSVGTVSTISALVTGTLEAVSGATITTGTLAAVSGATITAGTLTSVGTVSTISAIEAGTLTSVGTVSTISALVTGTLAAVSGATITTGTLAAVSGATITAGTLTSVGTVSTISAIEAGTLTSVGTVSTISALVTGTLAAVSGATITTGTLAAVSGATITAGTITTISEANFTQFSTTDLNFTNTSFTPISSSTITRDTYKYKTYSYFIVNQTGSSVVDLQVEISSDGNNWFVDNSVSSLAAGSVEVLTSIRFLKYTRLSYKTAGNSTIDVYLDAQV